The Haloarcula laminariae genomic sequence CCGTCGCTGGTGATAGACTCCGACTCACACTCGGGGCAGGTCTGCTGGCCCGTGCTTTCGGACGACTGCTCAGCCTCCTCCTGTTCCGTGTCCCGCTGGCGCGTCGGCCGTTCCATGTGTTCTTTTACGGAGAACAGCTAATTACGTATAAATGTTTGGGGGAATCGGGTGGTCACTGTGTGTAGGCCCCGCCTACATCCCGCTCACAGGGGGGCGAGTAAAGCCTTAACCCCGGGCGTGCGGTGCTACGTACACACATGCAACCGTTCACGGGGCCGATTGCTGCCGTCGAGCGAACGCGCGACAGCGCGCGCGACATCGTCCCGGACCTCGATTGCCGGTCGTCGGGGACAGCAAGTGAGGTCTCCCCATCGAGGCAGACTCCCCTCGGGGAGAGCGACCGATGAGTGACGGCCGACAGCCCGACAGGGAGGGCATCGCCGACCTGTTCGACGAGCTCCAGGAACTGGAGGATATCGTCGACAGCGAAGAGGAGCGGCGACAGGTCCGCGAGGCGATGCGGGCCGCGACAGACGCCCAGGACGACGACCCCGCCGTGTTCGGCCGCGTCATCTGGGGGTTCGACCGAGAGGACTTCGCCGAGGCGGTGCTCGGCTCGCTGCTTTTCGGCATCCCGATGGCCGTGGAGGGCGGCACCGTCGACGCCGGGCGCCACATCGCCCGGCACCCGCTGTATCTCCTCGGGACGCTGGTGACCGCGGTGGCGATGGTCGTCGGCATCCTCTATGTCGCCGATTTCCAGGACGTGCGCGTCGCCCACCGCATCTTCGGGGTCATCCCCCGGCGCCTGGCCGGCGTGACGCTGACGCCCCTCGCTACCTCGGTCGCCTTACTGACCGCCTGGGGGCTGGTCGATTGGTCGAGCGACCCCGCAATCGTCTGGGAATCGCTGTGTATCTGTGCCGTCGCGTTCGTCCCGATGGCCATCGGGGCGGCGCTCGGGGATATCCTCCCCGGCAGCTGAGTTGCGCTTGCCACACTGTGGCATGCTCCCGACGGCGTTTGACAACCGTTAAAAGCGCCGGTCGGGTACGAGGTGGTATGAGCGAGAGCCAGCAAAAACGAGCGCAGAAATGCGTCTCGTGTGGCATCAACATCGCCACGACGAACGCGGCCGCGTTCAAGTGCCCGGACTGCGGACAGCAGATATACCGCTGTTCGAAGTGCCGCAAGCAGAGCAACCTCTACAAGTGCCCCGACTGCGGATTCACAGGACCATAACAATGGGGAAAGTAGCAGCCAAGATCAAGATCATGCCGCAGAGCCCGGAAGTCGACCTCGACGAGCTCCAGGACCGTCTCGAGGGGTCACTTCCCGAAGGAGCGAAAATCAAAGGGTTCGAGCGTGACGACGTGGCCTTCGGCCTGGTCGCGCTGTTCCCGACCGTCATCATCCCGGACGAAGCCGGCGGTACGGACGCCGTCGAGGAGGCCTTCGCCGACGTCGAGGGCGTCGAATCGGTGGACGTCGACACTGTCGGCCGTCTGTAACGCGCCGCTCGTTTTCCGTTTCGCCGCGTAGTCAGCGACGGCGCCGGCGGCCGGCCCGGCGTCGCCGACCGCGGAACGCACGTTTTATATGGGCGAGTAGACAAGCGATGAGCAAGAATGCCTAGTTCGAACGGCCCCCTCGAAGGAACACGGAACAAGCTGAAGAACAAGCCACGCGACCGCGGTACCTCCCCGCCCCAGCGCGCTGTCGAGCAGTACGAGGTCGACGAGAAGGTCCACCTGAAGATCGACCCCTCCGTCCCCGAAGGTCGCTTCCACCCGCGCTTCGACGGCCAGACCGGCACGGTCATCGGCGAGCAGGGCACGGCCTACAAGGTCGAAATCGTCGACGGCGGCAAGACCAAGACCATCATCGTCAAGCCCGCCCACCTCCGCCGGCAAGAATGACGATATTCAAGGAGAAGGTCTCCGAGGAGTATCTCACCACCGCCGAAACCAAGGAGATACTGGCGGACCTGGAGATGGAGCGGGCGGCCGACGAGGACCGCGAGATGCGCTACGAGCTCAAACGCTCCATCGAACACGTCAACCACTTCGCGATGCTCGACGTCGAGGAGTCCCTGGAGTTCGTCGAACAGCTCCGCGAACTGGAGAAAGTCGACGAGGCGACCGCCTACAAGATCGCCAACCTGCGCCCGCTCGACCGCGACGAGCTACGGGCCATCTACGCCCAGGAGCGGTACTCCCTGTCGGGCGAGGAACTCGACGACATCCTCGCCGTCGTCAAGCAGTACGCCTGAGCGCGGTTCGTCGTTCCTTCTCTCCGCGTTTTCTTTTTCCACAGTAGCGCCGGATAGAGCGGTGCGGTCGAGTGGACACGGACCCGCTGTGCCCGTCGGGACAGTCGTGTTGGCCACGCGACGAACGCCCCGGGAGAGGGCGAACTCCGGGACGGCGTGGTCCGGCAGTTCCCATCCAATGCATTAAGTGTACTCTGGTCATACAGTTCCGCATGAGCAGCACCGAGAGCGGTGGCGAGGATTTGGTCGCGGCGGTGCTCGACGTCCTCCCGCACGGCCGGAGCGACGACGACCGCCCACAGCACCAGAAAGAGCCGCTCGCGTACGCACTCGGGGTGGACGAGTTCCACATCTACGAGCTCTCGCTCGACGAGGACGACGACATCGCCTTCGGGGACCGCATCGACCTGACGGCGTTCGGTCGGCTGACGGAGGTCGACTTCGAGGAGCTGCCAAGCGGCGCCAGGCAGGAACTGGAGTACGCCGTCGAGGAGATAGTCGACGCCGACGAGCGCCGGTTCGTGGACTTCTACAACGACGCCCAGCCGATAACGCTGCGGCTCCACCAGCTGAACCTGTTACCGGGTATCGGGAAGAAGCTCCGTAACACGATTCTCGACGAGCGAAAGCGAAAGCCCTTCGAGAGCTTCGAGGACCTCGAAGAGCGGGTCAGCGGGCTCCACAATCCCCGTGAGGTCCTCGTCGAACGCATCCAGGAGGAGCTGCGCGACGACGACCTGAAGTATCGGATTTTCGTGCGGCGCAGCGAGCAGGGCGAGGGTGAGTGAGCGAAGCGAACGAACCATCGAGGCGGAGCGGCTCGCTCGCTCCCGACCCGAGTAGCGGCCTTTTTCACCGCCGGACCGTCTACGGAGGGTAATGACCGAGTACGGGAACCGCGACCCCGACGCGCTGGTCCGGCGGGCGGGCAAGCGGGCCGACACGAGACAGGACCAGCACTTCCTGGTCGACGACCGCGTGCTGGACCGGATTCCGACTTACGCCGAGGAGATGGACCTCACGCACGTCCTCGAAATCGGCGGCGGGCCGGGGGCGCTCACCGACCGACTGCTGGCCGTGGCCGACCGGGTGACGGTGGTCGAGCGCGACCCCGAGTTCGCGGCCCATCTGCGGACGGAGTTCGCCGACGCCGTCGCGGCGGACCGACTGACAGTCATCGAGGGGGACGCGCTGGCTGTCGACCTCCCCGAGTTCACCGCGAGCGTCTCGAACCTCCCCTACGGCGCGTCCTCGGAAATCGCGTTTCGGCTGCTCCCGGCGGGCAAGCCCATGGTCCTGATGTTCCAACAGGAGTTCGCCGAGCGGATGACCGCCGACCCCGCGACCGACGACTACGGGCGGCTGTCGGTGACGGCGGGTCACTACGCCGACGCCGAACTCGTCGAGACCGTGCCGAAGGGGGCCTTCGACCCCCAGCCCCGCGTGACGAGCGCGCTGGTGCGGACGACGCCCCGCGAGCCGGACTACGCGGTCCCGAGCGACGCGTTCTTCATGGACTTCCTGAAGGCTGTGTTCACCCAGCGCCGGAAGACGATGCGCAACGCCGTCCGCAACACGGCCCACATCTCCGGGCTGGGCGACCCCGACGCGGTCGTCGAGGCCGCCGACGAAGACCTGATGAGCGCCCGCGCCGGCAAACTCGCGCCGGCCGATTTCGCCGACCTGGCGACGCTGGCCTACGAGGTCGGCGAGCCCGAGCACGGCGATGACTGAGGAGGGCGAGGCGTCGGACGGTGGGGACCGGCCTTCTCTGGCTGACCAGCGCGGGGTCGAGACGGTGTACCAGCCCGCCGAGGACTCCGACCTGCTCGCCCGCACGGCCGTCGAGCGCGTCACGCCGGGGGACCGCGCCCTCGACGTGGGGACGGGGTCCGGCTACGTCGCGGCGAAACTGGCCGAGGCGGGTGCCGACGCGACGGGGGTCGACCTCAGCCCGTTGGCCTGCCGCGAGGCCGTCGACAACGGCGTTCCGGTCGTCCGCGGCGACCTGGTGGCGCCGTTCCGGGACGACGCGTTCGACCTCGTGACGTTCAATCCTCCGTACCTGCCGACGCCCGCCGAGGCCGAGTGGGACGACTGGATGGAGGCGGCGCTGTCGGGCGGCGAGGACGGCCGCCGGCTCGTCGACCCGTTTCTGGAGTCCGTGGGCCGTGTCCTGGCCGGTGGCGGCGAAGCTCTGCTGCTGGTGAGCAGTCTGACCGACCCCGATGCCGTCCGCGCGTACGCTCGCGAACAGGGCTTCGAAAGTGAGATGCTTGCTACCGAGAAGCATCCATACGAAGCGCTCGTCGTCCTTCGGTTTTCGAAGTCGTAATTACTACCAAGCATTTTTTAGAATAGGAAATATTAAAGCTCGTCATTTCATAGGACCGGCTAATGCCAGAGATTGTTGCGACGACACCTGGCCTGTTCCCCTTACCGGACTGGGCCAAGGACGAGCTGTCCGACCTGAAAGGACACCAGAAGACGGACCTCATTAGCGGCGACGAGGGCGGGGCCATCTCCGACGCCTACGACCGCGCCCGCAGCGAGGTCGTCTCCCTCCAGACCGACGCCGGCCTCGACCGGGTCAGCGAGGGGCAGTTGCGCTGGGACGACATGCTCGCGCACCCGCTGGCGGTCCACGAGAACGTCGAGACCCGCGGCATCGTCCGCTACTACGACAACAACAACTTCTACCGGGAGCCCGTCGTCACCGACGACCTGACCACCGGTGGCGACGTCGCCGCCGAGCTCGACGCCGCCGCCGAACTGGTCGATTCGGGGCTGCAGGCTGTGCTGCCAGGCCCCTACTCGCTGGCGGACCTCGCGACGGACGAACACTACGGCGACGAGGCGGAGTTCGTCGGCGCAATCGCCGACTTCCTCGTCCGCGAGGTCGAGCAGTTCCCCGACGTTGAGACGCTGTTCCTCCTGGAGCCGTCCCTCGCCGAGAACCCGCCCGAGGACGGCGAGGACGAGCGCGCCAGCGAGGCCGTCGACGCCGTCGCCTCGGCCATCGACGCCGAGGTCGTGGTCCACACCTACTGGGGGCCCATCGAGGAGAAGACCTACGCGCACCTGATGGACGCCGCCGTCGACGCCATCGGTTTCGACCTCGTGGCCGACCACGACAAGAACGTCTACAACGTCCAGGAGTACGGCACGAAAGATTCCGTCGCGCTGGGCGTCGCCGACGGACAGAACACCCGCATCGAGTCGCCCGAAACCATCCGGGACCGCATCGACTGGTTCGAACAGCAGACGAACACGGCCTACGACACCGTCTACGCGACCACGAACACCGAGACGTTCTACCTGCCCGTCAACAAGTTCGAGGACAAGATTCGGTCGCTCGCCAACGCCGCGGCCCTCGACACCCCGGAGGCAGACCAATGACAGGACCACGAGAGCAGTTCCGACCGGAGGACCACCCGAACGACCATTTCCTGCTGACGACCGTCGTCGGCTCCTACCCCAAGCCGAAGTGGCACGACCGCGCCCGCGAGATGTTCGAGAACGAGGAGCGCGACTTCGGCGAGGACGAGTGGGAGGAGTCGAAAGACGACGCCTCGCGGCTCATCACCCACGAACACGAGCGTGCGGGTCTCGACGTCATCTGTGACGGCGAGATGCGCCGCAACGAGATGGTCGAGTACTTCGCCCACCGCATCGACGGCTACGAGTTCAACGGCCGCGTGAAGGTGTGGGGCCACAACTACTTCGACAAGCCCAGCGTCGCCGACGAGGTCGAGTACGGCGAGCAGTGGCTCGTCGAGGAGTTCGAGTTCACCGACGAGGTCGCCGAACGGCCGGTCAAGGTCCCCATCACCGGCCCGTACACGCTGGCGAACTGGTCGTTCAACGAGGTCTACGACAGCGAGGAGGAACTGGCCTACGAGCTGGCCGACCTGGTCAACGAGGAGATAGAGGCGCTCGTCGAGGCCGGCGCTCGCTACATCCAGATAGACGAGCCCGCGCTGGCGACGACGCCCGACGACCACGCCATCGTCGGCGAGTGCCTGGAGCGAATCGTCGACGAGATTCCCGAGGACGTGCGGCTCGGCCTGCACGTCTGTTACGGCGACTACTCCCGCATCTACCCGGAGATTCTGGACTACCCGGTCCACGAGTACGACCTCGAACTCGCCAACGGCAACTACGACCAGCTCGACGTGTTCAAGGAACACGAGTTCACCAAGGACTTCGCGATGGGCGTCCTCGACGCTCACACGGCCGAGGTCGAGTCCGTCGAGGAGATAAAGGAGAACATCAAGAAGGGCCTGGAAGTCGTGCCCCCGGAGCGCCTGACGGTCTCGCCCGACTGCGGCGTGAAGCTCCTGCCCCGCGAGGTCGCTCGCGGCAAGATGGAGAACATGGTCACGGCGGCCCGCGAGATAGAACAGGAACTCGACGCCGGCGAGATAGAAGTCGTCGCCGGCGGCGGCGCGGAAGCGAGCGCGGACGACTGACGGAGCGGCCCTGCTGAGCGTCGGTCAGCCGGATAGCGGACGACTAGCGTGGTTCGAGCGGCCTACGAACCACGGTATTCGAGCAGTTTCTCTCCGGGTAGCGTGACGCGGCCAGCGCGCGCCCCGATATCGCGGACTCTACGACGATACCTGCCGGTCACGAGCGGCGTCTACCGCCCCGTTTCCCACGTATGAACGCCGAGTCCGCCCCAAT encodes the following:
- a CDS encoding DUF2391 domain-containing protein codes for the protein MSDGRQPDREGIADLFDELQELEDIVDSEEERRQVREAMRAATDAQDDDPAVFGRVIWGFDREDFAEAVLGSLLFGIPMAVEGGTVDAGRHIARHPLYLLGTLVTAVAMVVGILYVADFQDVRVAHRIFGVIPRRLAGVTLTPLATSVALLTAWGLVDWSSDPAIVWESLCICAVAFVPMAIGAALGDILPGS
- a CDS encoding HVO_2753 family zinc finger protein, whose protein sequence is MSESQQKRAQKCVSCGINIATTNAAAFKCPDCGQQIYRCSKCRKQSNLYKCPDCGFTGP
- a CDS encoding elongation factor 1-beta, which translates into the protein MGKVAAKIKIMPQSPEVDLDELQDRLEGSLPEGAKIKGFERDDVAFGLVALFPTVIIPDEAGGTDAVEEAFADVEGVESVDVDTVGRL
- a CDS encoding 50S ribosomal protein L21e; this encodes MPSSNGPLEGTRNKLKNKPRDRGTSPPQRAVEQYEVDEKVHLKIDPSVPEGRFHPRFDGQTGTVIGEQGTAYKVEIVDGGKTKTIIVKPAHLRRQE
- a CDS encoding RNA polymerase Rpb4 family protein — encoded protein: MTIFKEKVSEEYLTTAETKEILADLEMERAADEDREMRYELKRSIEHVNHFAMLDVEESLEFVEQLRELEKVDEATAYKIANLRPLDRDELRAIYAQERYSLSGEELDDILAVVKQYA
- a CDS encoding DUF655 domain-containing protein, producing MSSTESGGEDLVAAVLDVLPHGRSDDDRPQHQKEPLAYALGVDEFHIYELSLDEDDDIAFGDRIDLTAFGRLTEVDFEELPSGARQELEYAVEEIVDADERRFVDFYNDAQPITLRLHQLNLLPGIGKKLRNTILDERKRKPFESFEDLEERVSGLHNPREVLVERIQEELRDDDLKYRIFVRRSEQGEGE
- a CDS encoding 16S ribosomal RNA methyltransferase A, with amino-acid sequence MTEYGNRDPDALVRRAGKRADTRQDQHFLVDDRVLDRIPTYAEEMDLTHVLEIGGGPGALTDRLLAVADRVTVVERDPEFAAHLRTEFADAVAADRLTVIEGDALAVDLPEFTASVSNLPYGASSEIAFRLLPAGKPMVLMFQQEFAERMTADPATDDYGRLSVTAGHYADAELVETVPKGAFDPQPRVTSALVRTTPREPDYAVPSDAFFMDFLKAVFTQRRKTMRNAVRNTAHISGLGDPDAVVEAADEDLMSARAGKLAPADFADLATLAYEVGEPEHGDD
- a CDS encoding HemK2/MTQ2 family protein methyltransferase, with the translated sequence MTEEGEASDGGDRPSLADQRGVETVYQPAEDSDLLARTAVERVTPGDRALDVGTGSGYVAAKLAEAGADATGVDLSPLACREAVDNGVPVVRGDLVAPFRDDAFDLVTFNPPYLPTPAEAEWDDWMEAALSGGEDGRRLVDPFLESVGRVLAGGGEALLLVSSLTDPDAVRAYAREQGFESEMLATEKHPYEALVVLRFSKS
- a CDS encoding 5-methyltetrahydropteroyltriglutamate--homocysteine methyltransferase, which codes for MPEIVATTPGLFPLPDWAKDELSDLKGHQKTDLISGDEGGAISDAYDRARSEVVSLQTDAGLDRVSEGQLRWDDMLAHPLAVHENVETRGIVRYYDNNNFYREPVVTDDLTTGGDVAAELDAAAELVDSGLQAVLPGPYSLADLATDEHYGDEAEFVGAIADFLVREVEQFPDVETLFLLEPSLAENPPEDGEDERASEAVDAVASAIDAEVVVHTYWGPIEEKTYAHLMDAAVDAIGFDLVADHDKNVYNVQEYGTKDSVALGVADGQNTRIESPETIRDRIDWFEQQTNTAYDTVYATTNTETFYLPVNKFEDKIRSLANAAALDTPEADQ
- a CDS encoding methionine synthase, which encodes MTGPREQFRPEDHPNDHFLLTTVVGSYPKPKWHDRAREMFENEERDFGEDEWEESKDDASRLITHEHERAGLDVICDGEMRRNEMVEYFAHRIDGYEFNGRVKVWGHNYFDKPSVADEVEYGEQWLVEEFEFTDEVAERPVKVPITGPYTLANWSFNEVYDSEEELAYELADLVNEEIEALVEAGARYIQIDEPALATTPDDHAIVGECLERIVDEIPEDVRLGLHVCYGDYSRIYPEILDYPVHEYDLELANGNYDQLDVFKEHEFTKDFAMGVLDAHTAEVESVEEIKENIKKGLEVVPPERLTVSPDCGVKLLPREVARGKMENMVTAAREIEQELDAGEIEVVAGGGAEASADD